The Pseudarthrobacter sulfonivorans genome includes a window with the following:
- a CDS encoding TIR domain-containing protein — protein sequence MSRIFLSHSSRDTPQAIALKRWLVEQDPGLADEIFLDLDPVTGIQPGERWKEALRRSNARCEAVICLLSGHWEASSECRTEFRTAESLNKLILCARLEPLAEAGITREWQCCDLFGEGPTTRIPVNGMSNMVAFQTEGLHRLHRGLRRAGIGAEHFVWPPPNDPDRAPYRGWEPLEEMDAAVFFGRDGQIVRGLDELRGMHSSGIESLFMILGPSGAGKSSFLRAGLLPRLRRDDRHFVVMEIMRPERSALTGERGFAHSLHALRSGLGLGRPVLAEIKDACAATDAERLWGWLAEAREAAASRLPMEAAGTPQPTLVLPLDQAEELFSVDAGRQATQFLGLLGLLLQNHDEVEPALIVAGTIRADRYEMLQTAPELGGIRSRIFDDLRPMPVAQFKEVILGPAARATAAGLPLRVQPDLVDRLLAESAEGGDTLPLLSLTLARLYADFEGSGELTLDGYEAIGGMNSVVQTEIDALLAGDPVVRQSQLDALHAAFIPWLATINTDNDEPMRRVALLRDLPAQAGWLIDALVARRLLVKDERDGEIVVEVALESLLRQWKELAGWLATERESLKEADNLERAAASWESSGRGDAWLLEGERLTGAESLAARPGFRNRLVNARSFLIACRRRENDRIAAEKQRQQAKLQASRDKQQAAETHAAVLRKSARVLKTILIAVVLVAMVAIAGFVRAFIAEREATARTREATALRLAAEGQSMLAGARPGGEVRGMQQMLAAQALMPTGEGERAVITAVVKQRFVQKIADVGAFVRGVAFSPDGGRVVSGSADGRVRLWDAGTALPAGDPMTGHRGAVSSVAFSPDGRRIASGGADGTVRLWDAGTALPAGDPMTGHRGAVSSVAFSPDGRRIASGGADGTVRLWDAETGAPVGAPLAGHESDVNTVAFSPDGRRIVSGSADSTVRLWDTDTRDPVGQPMTGHQGAVNSVTFSPDSQRIASGGADRTVRLWDAGTGAPFGGPMTGHKNWVLGVAFSPDGRRIVSGSADYTLQLWDAVTRATVGEPMTGHGKEVTSVAFSPDALRIVSGLGDGTLRLWDAGIAPPIKHKGAVNGGAFSPDGRSVVSGGDDGSVLQWDAARGAPIGEPMDGHQAAVSSVAFSPDGGRVVSGGADRTVRLWDVGTGAPIGEPMAGHQAVVSSVAFSPDGGRVVSGSADGRVRLWDAGTALAAGDPMTGHRGPVSSVAFSPDGRRIASGGADGTVRLWDAETGAPVGAPLAGHESDVNTVAFSPDGRRIASGSADSTVRLWDAETGAPVGAPLAGHESDVNTVAFSPDGRRIVSGSADSTVRLWDTDTRDPVGQPMTGHWDAVNSVTFSPDGLRVISGSRDSTLRSWPVPADWSSALCAKLTQNLSHEQWREWVSADANYIEICPGLPDPPDVTAR from the coding sequence ATGTCACGTATCTTCCTGAGTCATTCGAGCCGGGATACTCCTCAGGCCATCGCGTTGAAGCGGTGGCTCGTGGAGCAGGACCCGGGCCTAGCGGATGAGATATTTTTGGATTTGGATCCCGTAACTGGGATCCAGCCCGGCGAGCGGTGGAAGGAAGCGCTACGGCGGTCCAACGCCCGGTGTGAGGCGGTGATATGCCTGCTCTCAGGCCACTGGGAGGCGTCTTCCGAATGCAGGACCGAGTTCCGTACGGCAGAGTCCCTGAATAAACTCATACTGTGCGCCCGGCTGGAGCCTTTGGCAGAGGCCGGTATCACTAGAGAATGGCAGTGCTGCGACCTGTTCGGTGAAGGCCCGACTACCCGGATCCCCGTTAACGGCATGAGTAATATGGTCGCTTTTCAGACGGAGGGTCTGCATCGGCTACACCGTGGTCTACGGCGGGCGGGAATCGGGGCAGAGCATTTTGTGTGGCCCCCACCGAATGATCCGGACCGGGCGCCTTACCGGGGTTGGGAACCGTTGGAGGAGATGGATGCGGCCGTGTTCTTCGGCCGCGACGGACAGATTGTCCGGGGTTTAGATGAGCTACGGGGGATGCACAGTTCCGGTATTGAGTCGCTGTTCATGATTCTTGGTCCTTCCGGCGCCGGGAAATCGTCGTTCTTGCGGGCCGGTCTGCTGCCCCGGCTAAGACGGGACGACCGACACTTTGTGGTGATGGAGATCATGCGCCCGGAGCGCAGCGCACTGACCGGCGAGCGGGGTTTCGCCCACTCGCTCCATGCCCTGCGAAGCGGCTTGGGGTTGGGCCGGCCGGTACTGGCGGAAATCAAGGATGCCTGTGCCGCGACCGACGCCGAACGGCTGTGGGGATGGCTGGCAGAGGCCAGAGAGGCAGCAGCGTCCCGGCTGCCAATGGAGGCAGCCGGGACGCCCCAGCCAACCCTCGTGTTGCCGCTGGATCAGGCGGAGGAACTCTTCAGCGTGGATGCCGGAAGGCAGGCTACTCAGTTCCTGGGACTCCTGGGCCTGTTACTGCAAAATCATGACGAAGTCGAGCCGGCGCTGATTGTGGCTGGCACTATCCGGGCTGACCGGTACGAAATGCTGCAGACCGCGCCGGAATTGGGGGGAATTAGGAGCCGCATTTTCGATGATCTCAGACCGATGCCTGTCGCCCAGTTCAAAGAGGTTATCCTCGGTCCCGCCGCACGGGCCACCGCGGCAGGACTTCCCTTGCGAGTGCAGCCGGATCTGGTCGACAGGCTTCTGGCCGAGTCCGCTGAGGGCGGGGACACACTGCCGCTGCTCTCATTGACGCTGGCCCGGTTATATGCCGACTTCGAAGGGTCCGGGGAGCTGACCTTGGACGGATATGAGGCCATCGGCGGCATGAACAGCGTTGTGCAGACAGAAATCGACGCCCTGCTCGCTGGCGACCCTGTCGTGCGTCAGTCCCAGCTTGATGCGCTTCACGCGGCGTTTATTCCATGGCTGGCGACCATCAATACGGACAATGATGAGCCCATGCGCCGGGTCGCACTGCTGAGGGATCTTCCAGCGCAGGCCGGATGGCTGATTGATGCGTTGGTGGCCAGACGCCTGCTGGTCAAAGATGAACGTGACGGAGAGATCGTTGTTGAGGTGGCGCTGGAAAGTTTGTTGCGCCAGTGGAAGGAGTTGGCCGGCTGGCTGGCCACCGAGAGGGAGAGCCTCAAGGAGGCCGACAATCTTGAACGAGCCGCAGCGTCCTGGGAGAGCAGCGGCCGAGGTGACGCGTGGTTGCTGGAGGGCGAGCGGCTGACTGGCGCAGAGTCGCTGGCCGCGAGGCCGGGATTCCGGAACCGCCTAGTCAACGCCCGGAGTTTCCTGATCGCCTGCAGACGACGGGAGAACGATCGAATTGCCGCCGAGAAACAGCGGCAGCAAGCCAAACTCCAGGCTTCTAGGGACAAACAGCAGGCTGCCGAAACGCACGCAGCGGTGCTGCGAAAAAGCGCCCGCGTGCTGAAAACGATCCTGATTGCTGTGGTTCTGGTCGCAATGGTTGCGATTGCCGGTTTCGTGCGCGCCTTTATCGCTGAACGTGAGGCCACCGCCCGCACCCGCGAAGCAACTGCATTGCGGCTGGCGGCCGAAGGCCAGTCCATGCTCGCCGGTGCCCGGCCTGGAGGCGAAGTGCGCGGCATGCAGCAGATGCTTGCCGCGCAGGCCCTGATGCCAACCGGGGAAGGTGAGCGGGCCGTCATCACTGCCGTAGTGAAGCAACGATTTGTGCAAAAAATCGCGGATGTTGGGGCCTTTGTCAGGGGGGTGGCGTTCAGCCCGGACGGCGGACGGGTCGTTTCGGGATCCGCAGATGGCAGAGTGCGGTTATGGGACGCGGGTACAGCATTGCCCGCGGGCGACCCGATGACCGGCCACCGGGGTGCGGTGAGCAGTGTGGCGTTCAGCCCGGACGGCCGGCGGATCGCCTCCGGAGGGGCCGATGGCACCGTGCGGTTGTGGGACGCGGGTACAGCATTGCCCGCGGGCGACCCGATGACCGGCCACCGGGGTGCGGTGAGCAGTGTGGCGTTCAGCCCGGACGGCCGGCGGATCGCCTCCGGAGGGGCCGATGGCACCGTGCGGTTGTGGGACGCGGAGACCGGAGCGCCCGTGGGCGCCCCCCTTGCAGGACACGAGAGTGACGTGAATACTGTCGCGTTCAGCCCGGACGGCCGGCGGATCGTCTCGGGAAGTGCGGACAGTACCGTGCGGTTATGGGATACGGACACACGAGACCCCGTCGGTCAGCCCATGACCGGGCACCAGGGCGCGGTGAACAGTGTGACGTTTAGCCCGGACAGTCAGCGGATCGCCTCCGGAGGCGCCGATCGCACGGTGCGGTTGTGGGACGCAGGCACCGGGGCGCCCTTTGGGGGGCCGATGACCGGACACAAGAATTGGGTGTTGGGTGTGGCGTTCAGCCCGGACGGCCGGCGGATTGTCTCGGGCAGCGCAGACTACACTTTGCAGCTGTGGGATGCAGTCACAAGAGCGACCGTGGGGGAGCCGATGACTGGCCATGGCAAAGAGGTAACCAGCGTGGCGTTCAGTCCCGATGCCCTGAGGATCGTCTCAGGTTTGGGCGATGGCACGCTGCGGTTGTGGGATGCAGGCATCGCCCCGCCGATCAAGCACAAAGGTGCGGTGAACGGTGGGGCGTTTAGCCCGGATGGCAGAAGTGTCGTTTCCGGAGGCGACGATGGCTCGGTGCTGCAGTGGGACGCGGCCAGGGGTGCGCCCATTGGGGAACCGATGGACGGGCACCAGGCAGCGGTGAGCAGTGTGGCGTTCAGCCCGGACGGCGGACGTGTCGTTTCCGGAGGGGCCGATCGCACCGTGCGGTTATGGGACGTGGGAACCGGTGCGCCCATTGGGGAACCGATGGCCGGGCACCAGGCTGTAGTGAGCAGTGTGGCGTTCAGCCCGGACGGCGGGCGGGTCGTTTCGGGATCCGCAGATGGCAGAGTGCGGTTATGGGACGCGGGTACAGCATTGGCCGCGGGCGACCCGATGACCGGCCACCGGGGCCCAGTGAGCAGTGTGGCGTTCAGCCCGGACGGCCGGCGGATCGCCTCCGGAGGGGCCGATGGCACAGTGCGGTTGTGGGACGCGGAGACCGGAGCGCCCGTGGGCGCACCCCTTGCAGGACACGAGAGTGACGTGAACACTGTCGCGTTCAGCCCGGACGGCCGGCGGATCGCCTCGGGAAGTGCGGACAGTACCGTGCGGTTGTGGGACGCGGAGACCGGAGCGCCCGTGGGCGCACCCCTTGCCGGACACGAGAGTGACGTGAATACTGTCGCGTTCAGCCCGGACGGCCGGCGGATCGTCTCGGGAAGTGCGGACAGTACCGTGCGGTTATGGGATACGGACACACGAGACCCCGTCGGTCAGCCCATGACCGGGCACTGGGACGCGGTGAACAGTGTGACGTTTAGCCCGGACGGTCTCCGGGTCATATCAGGCAGCCGAGATAGCACCTTGCGATCCTGGCCCGTCCCTGCGGATTGGTCCTCCGCGCTATGTGCCAAGCTCACCCAGAACCTCAGCCACGAACAATGGCGTGAATGGGTGTCAGCCGATGCAAACTATATCGAGATCTGTCCCGGTCTGCCCGATCCCCCCGACGTCACCGCCCGCTGA